Proteins from one Papaver somniferum cultivar HN1 unplaced genomic scaffold, ASM357369v1 unplaced-scaffold_158, whole genome shotgun sequence genomic window:
- the LOC113337249 gene encoding 1-phosphatidylinositol-3-phosphate 5-kinase FAB1B-like, translated as MENSTDKTLAELFEFVKSWISRRNTEPANYSRDFWMPDHSCRVCYECDTQFTIINRRHHCRLCGRVFCGKCTANSIPVPSAAPNNKANRDDCDRIRVCIYCFKQWEQEVASVVVHNGTHGQSRKQRGHLSPTISTTSFTSTKSSATGNSNSSFISSVPYSAGNYQFAAYGSGLGIDQSSQMDLGAVADNKPDRAAASTSTTTGPTGEDTRDASPDPFEYCMNRSEDDDIYGYGVYRSNSEPTHFPRGDDYYGPLGDGAIDCVYGPHKLHSDEENNITKDSRDSLVNGDLDCQVLEDERRVGGEENGGQNNGDECDTALVEGVDAEPLDFENNGLLWLPPEPEDIEDDREAVEFGDDDVDEDAAGEWKTLRSCSSFGSGEYQNRDRSTEEHKKAMKNEVDKHFKALVSQLLQVENLIVGEEGDKESFSFTRASVFPFMPLG; from the exons ATGGAGAATTCTACTGATAAGACGCTAGCTGAGCTATTTGAATTTGTTAAATCTTGGATATCGAGGAGAAACACCGAGCCAGCAAACTACTCGAGGGATTTTTGGATGCCCGACCATAGCTGCAGGGTATGCTACGAATGTGATACGCAGTTCACCATAATTAACCGTAGACACCATTGCAGGCTATGTGGAAGGGTCTTTTGTGGTAAGTGTACTGCCAATTCAATCCCTGTACCATCTGCTGCTCCCAACAACAAGGCAAACCGAGACGACTGTGACAGGATACGGGTTTGTATTTACTGCTTCAAGCAATGGGAACAGGAAGTAGCGAGCGTTGTGGTCCATAATGGGACTCATGGACAGTCTAGGAAGCAACGGGGTCATCTCAGCCCTACAATTTCTACTACGAGTTTTACGAGCACCAAGTCTAGTGCCACTGGAAATAGCAACTCCAGTTTTATTAGTTCAGTGCCGTACTCTGCTGGAAATTACCAGTTTGCGGCATACGGTTCTGGACTTGGCATTGATCAGTCTTCCCAGATGGATCTTGGTGCTGTGGCAGATAACAAGCCAGATAGAGCAGCAGCTTCTACAAGTACCACCACAGGTCCTACAGGGGAAGACACACGCGATGCATCTCCTGACCCATTCGAGTACTGTATGAATAG GAGTGAGGATGATGACATTTATGGATACGGTGTTTATAGATCCAATTCCGAACCAACACACTTTCCTCGGGGTGACGACTATTATGGCCCACTTGGAGATGGTGCGATTGATTGTGTTTATGGACCACATAAGTTGCATTCTGATGAAGAAAATAACATCACGAAAGACTCCAGAGACTCTTTGGTTAACGGGGATTTGGATTGTCAAGTGCTGGAAGATGAAAGAAGGGTTGGTGGTGAAGAGAACGGGGGACAGAATAACGGTGACGAGTGTGACACAGCTTTAGTGGAGGGTGTGGATGCTGAGCCTTTGGATTTTGAGAACAATGGGCTGCTCTGGCTTCCTCCTGAACCTGAAGATATAGAGGACGATAGGGAAGCTGTTGAGTTTGgtgacgatgatgttgatgaggATGCTGCAGGAGAGTGGAAAACCCTGCGCTCTTGTAGCAGCTTTGGTAGTGGTGAATACCAAAACCGGGACCGGTCAACCGAGGAGCACAAGAAAGCAATGAAGAATGAGGTTGATAAGCATTTCAAGGCTTTGGTGTCTCAGCTCTTGCAGGTTGAGAATCTAATCGTGGGTGAGGAAGGTGACAAGGAAAGTTTTTCTTTTACGCGTGCATCAGTTTTCCCATTCATGCCTCtaggatga